A DNA window from Paramormyrops kingsleyae isolate MSU_618 chromosome 10, PKINGS_0.4, whole genome shotgun sequence contains the following coding sequences:
- the LOC140593138 gene encoding serine/threonine-protein kinase PLK3-like — protein sequence MTVNESARAHMGPEVAEIVIDPNTSRSYSRDELLGQGACGKCYKMTDLASGDTFAVKVIPLYSWGLDEVCEEVEILKKLRHKNVVGFSHSFEDDQFMYIFMELCSRQTLADILKARGTLTDPEVRYYIQQLISGLKYIHQQGYVHRDIKLDNLFVNEKMQLKIGDFGLAVKLKLREKDICGTPPYMAPEVWKREGCGTEAEVWALGCIMYQLLVGEMPFYHDDYLEMIKDIKGAKYILPQNLSVAAGKLIKKIFQINPRDRPSLHKIRRHKFFTKGFTPKKLPPSSCYTEPQVEAVKNSFMKFFNRLVQRLFHRKRSRVEPSREDPMHSSILVPLVPQLVESSVVVQNSDIQMSNLTWLSWSQWLRDL from the exons ATGACTGTCAATGAATCTGCCCGTGCTCACATGGGACCCGAAGTGGCTGAGATTGTGATAGATCCCAACACGTCAAGGTCTTACAGCAGAGATGAGCTTTTGGGACAG GGTGCTTGCGGCAAATGTTATAAGATGACAGATCTTGCTAGTGGTGACACCTTTGCTGTGAAGGTCATACCTCTATATTCCTGGGGACTGGATGAG GTCTGTGAAGAAGTAGAGATTTTGAAAAAACTGCGGCACAAGAATGTGGTGGGCTTCTCTCACTCTTTTGAAGATGACCAGTTCATGTATATTTTCATGGAGTTGTGCAGTAGGCAG ACTCTTGCCGACATCCTGAAAGCCCGAGGGACTCTGACTGACCCCGAAGTCCGCTATTATATTCAGCAGCTGATTTCGGGGTTAAAATACATACACCAGCAAGGTTATGTCCACAGGGACATCAAGTTGG ataatttatttgtaaatgagAAAATGCAGTTGAAAATTGGGGATTTTGGACTGGCAGTCAAGTTGAAGCTGAGGGAGAA agACATTTGTGGAACACCTCCTTATATGGCTCCAGAAGTGTGGAAACGGGAGGGATGTGGAACTGAAGCAGAAGTCTGGGCACTGGGCTGTATCAT gTATCAGCTTCTGGTTGGGGAAATGCCCTTCTATCATGACGATTACTTGGAGATGATAAAAGATATCAAGGGAGCCAAGTATATTCTACCCCAGAACCTCTCTGTGGCAGCTGGGAAGCTAATTAAAAAGATATTCCAAATCAACCCACGGGATCGCCCTTCACTGCACAAGATCCGTCGACATAAGTTCTTCACAAAG GGCTTTACTCCAAAGAAACTACCGCCTAGTAGCTGCTATACAGAGCCACAGGTCGAAGCCGTCAAGAACTCATTTATGAAGTTCTTCAATCGGTTGGTCCAGCGCCTCTTTCACAGGAAGCGATCCAGAG TTGAGCCTTCAAGAGAGGATCCAATGCACAGCAGCATTCTGGTCCCTCTGGTCCCTCAGCTTGTGGAGTCATCCGTTGTTGTCCAGAACAGCGACATACAGATGAGCAACTTGACCTGGTTGAGTTGGTCACAGTGGTTGAG GGACCTGTAG